One genomic region from Rosa rugosa chromosome 1, drRosRugo1.1, whole genome shotgun sequence encodes:
- the LOC133724877 gene encoding senescence-specific cysteine protease SAG39-like, which produces MEFTNQLCNCICLALILMLGVWSSEATSRNLQDASMYERYEQWMAYYGRVYNDMTEKEDRFKIFKDNVAFIESSNNAGKKLYKLSVNQFADLTNEEFTTARNRFKGHECSTMTTTFKYENASVPATMDWRQKGAVTPIKDQGQCGCCWAFSAVAAMEGITQLTTGKLISLSEQELVDCDVNGEDQGCEGGLMDDAFQFINQNHGLSTEANYPYTGVDGTCNAKKEANHAASITGHEDVPANSESALLKAVANQPISVAIDASGSDFQFYSSGVFTGTCGTSLDHGVTAVGYGASNDGTKYWLVKNSWGEQWGEEGYIRMQRDVAAPEGLCGIAMEASYPTA; this is translated from the exons ATGGAGTTCACCAACCAACTCTGCAACTGTATCTGTTTGGCCTTGATCCTCATGCTGGGGGTTTGGTCTTCTGAGGCCACTTCTCGCAATCTCCAAGATGCATCAATGTATGAGAGGTATGAGCAATGGATGGCTTATTATGGACGTGTTTATAATGACATGACCGAAAAGGAGGACCGCTTCAAAATATTCAAGGACAATGTGGCATTTATAGAATCTTCCAATAATGCTGGAAAGAAACTTTACAAATTGAGTGTGAATCAATTTGCAGACCTTACAAATGAAGAATTCACTACCGCAAGAAATCGGTTCAAGGGGCATGAGTGTTCCACAATGACCACTACTTTCAAGTATGAAAATGCTAGCGTGCCAGCTACAATGGACTGGAGGCAGAAAGGAGCTGTAACTCCCATCAAGGACCAAGGCCAATGTG GATGTTGTTGGGCGTTCTCAGCCGTGGCAGCCATGGAAGGAATTACTCAACTTACAACTGGTAAATTGATTTCTTTGTCTGAGCAAGAGCTAGTTGACTGTGATGTCAATGGTGAAGATCAAGGCTGTGAGGGTGGCTTGATGGACGATGCCTTTCAGTTCATCAATCAAAATCATGGACTCAGTACCGAAGCAAATTATCCATACACTGGTGTTGATGGTACATGCAATGCCAAGAAGGAAGCAAACCATGCAGCCTCAATCACCGGCCACGAAGATGTGCCTGCAAATAGTGAAAGTGCACTCCTTAAGGCCGTCGCTAATCAACCTATTTCAGTTGCCATTGATGCTAGTGGATCCGATTTCCAGTTCTACTCAAGTGGTGTTTTCACAGGAACCTGTGGAACTAGCCTAGACCATGGTGTTACCGCTGTTGGTTATGGTGCTAGCAATGATGGGACTAAGTACTGGCTGGTAAAGAACTCATGGGGTGAGCAATGGGGTGAAGAAGGTTACATAAGGATGCAAAGAGATGTTGCTGCACCAGAAGGTCTCTGTGGTATTGCTATGGAAGCTTCCTATCCCACTGCATAA
- the LOC133724878 gene encoding subtilisin-like protease SBT3.17 produces MVKTASSIPLLILLLLTFAIAMADSSSSSAPLNSESAVHIVYTEKPQQNEEPEAYHIRTLASVLGSEEAAKDALVYSYKTAASGFSAKLTPQQVAEISKQPGVLQVVPSRTLQLHSGAGIGKLH; encoded by the exons ATGGTGAAGACGGCTTCATCAATCCCGCTTCTCattcttctcctcctcacatTCGCAATCGCCATGGCcgactcttcttcttcctctgctcCCCTCAATTCGGAATCCGCTGTCCACATCGTTTACACCGAGAAGCCGCAGCAAAATGAGGAGCCTGAGGCCTATCACATCCGAACCCTAGCCTCCGTCCTCGGCAG tgaGGAGGCTGCAAAGGACGCTCTGGTTTACAGTTACAAGACGGCTGCCAGTGGATTCTCTGCTAAGCTCACTCCTCAGCAGGTCGCCGAAATCTCGA AACAACCTGGGGTTCTTCAGGTCGTACCAAGCAGGACACTCCAACTGCATTCAGGAGCTGGGATTGGGAAGTTGCATTAG
- the LOC133737241 gene encoding senescence-specific cysteine protease SAG39-like, translating into MEVNNQCKFICFALILILGAWSSEATSRNLQDASMYGRYEQWMARYGRVYNDVNEKEERFQIFKDNVAFIESSNNAGNKLYKLSVNRFADLTNEEFTATRNRFKGHECSTKTTTFRYENASVPATMDWRQKGAVTPVKDQGQCGCCWAFSAVAAMEGITQLTTGKLISLSEQELVDCDVNGEDQGCEGGLMDDAFQFINQNHGLSTEANYPYTGVDGTCNAQKEASHAASITGHEDVPANSESALLKAVANQPISVAIDASGSDFQFYSSGVFTGTCGTSLDHGVTAVGYGISDDGTKYWLVKNSWGAEWGEEGYIRMQRDVAAQEGLCGIAMEASYPTA; encoded by the exons ATGGAGGTCAACAACCAATGCAAATTTATCTGCTTTGCCTTGATCCTCATCTTGGGGGCTTGGTCTTCTGAAGCCACTTCTCGAAATCTCCAAGATGCATCAATGTACGGGAGGTACGAGCAATGGATGGCTCGTTATGGACGTGTCTATAATGATGTCAACGAGAAGGAGGAACGTTTCCAGATATTCAAGGACAATGTGGCATTTATAGAATCTTCCAATAATGCGGGAAACAAACTTTACAAATTGAGTGTGAATCGATTTGCAGACCTCACAAATGAAGAATTCACTGCCACAAGAAACCGGTTCAAGGGGCATGAGTGTTCCACAAAGACCACTACTTTCAGGTATGAAAATGCTAGCGTGCCAGCTACAATGGACTGGAGACAGAAAGGAGCTGTAACTCCCGTCAAGGACCAAGGCCAATGTG GGTGCTGTTGGGCGTTCTCAGCCGTGGCAGCCATGGAAGGAATTACTCAACTTACAACTGGTAAATTGATTTCTTTGTCTGAGCAAGAGCTAGTTGACTGTGATGTCAATGGTGAAGATCAAGGCTGTGAGGGTGGCTTGATGGACGATGCTTTTCAGTTCATTAATCAAAATCATGGACTCAGTACCGAGGCTAACTATCCCTACACCGGTGTTGATGGTACATGCAATGCACAGAAGGAGGCAAGCCATGCAGCCTCGATAACTGGGCACGAAGATGTGCCTGCTAACAGTGAAAGCGCACTTCTTAAGGCAGTTGCTAATCAACCTATTTCTGTTGCCATTGATGCTAGCGGATCTGATTTCCAATTCTATTCAAGTGGTGTTTTCACCGGAACCTGTGGAACGAGCCTGGACCATGGCGTTACCGCTGTTGGTTATGGCATCAGTGATGATGGGACTAAGTATTGGTTGGTTAAGAACTCATGGGGCGCAGAATGGGGAGAAGAAGGTTACATAAGAATGCAAAGAGATGTTGCTGCACAGGAAGGTCTTTGTGGTATAGCTATGGAAGCCTCTTACCCCACTGCTTGA